A genomic stretch from Sulfurimonas sediminis includes:
- a CDS encoding F0F1 ATP synthase subunit delta: MEELIAKRYIKALGMGSDLASMQNMTTVFSALAESFKNDKFVSIIANPSIKAQEKSNILLEAVKSANSDKINNFIKLLVENKRINIIPVIAQELKSDLAKAAKTYEGVIYSDTDIDSKVIEELSAGLGKKYDVTISLTFVKNDFNGIKVEVEGLGIEINFSKDRIDRQIIEHIIKAI, translated from the coding sequence ATGGAAGAACTGATTGCAAAACGATATATAAAAGCTTTAGGTATGGGTTCTGACTTAGCATCTATGCAAAATATGACAACAGTATTTTCTGCCTTGGCAGAGTCATTTAAAAATGACAAGTTTGTCAGTATTATTGCTAACCCAAGCATAAAAGCTCAAGAAAAATCAAATATTTTGTTAGAGGCGGTAAAAAGTGCCAACTCTGATAAAATCAATAACTTTATCAAACTGTTGGTAGAGAACAAACGTATCAATATTATTCCGGTAATTGCACAGGAATTGAAAAGTGATTTGGCAAAAGCTGCTAAAACCTATGAAGGTGTTATTTACAGTGATACAGATATCGATTCAAAAGTAATAGAAGAATTGAGTGCCGGTTTAGGTAAAAAGTATGATGTAACTATCAGCCTGACATTTGTTAAAAATGACTTTAACGGCATAAAAGTAGAAGTAGAAGGTCTTGGTATAGAAATTAATTTTTCCAAAGACAGAATAGACAGACAAATTATAGAACATATAATAAAAGCAATTTAA